A genomic window from Synechococcus sp. CBW1107 includes:
- a CDS encoding glycogen-debranching protein → MSSIQLGHPWPLGAALTARGVNFSLVAPSATRVELLLFARGSSPEPFRIIPLDQRHRSGDHWHVEVEGIGTGTCYGYRVYGPLLPGAHGFNPSKVLLDPCARAISGWDVYRRGDAIGAVPNTATCLKGVVTERDRFDFVAAPRPRHSWQTTVIYELHVGGLSRGHGSPVTPEHQGSLLGVIDSLPYLRSLGVTTLELLPVMAFDPQDAPHGRQNYWGYSPLSWMAPHQGYLVGDDPLAGRQQVRQLVTACHQAGMEVLLDVVYNHTSEGNQDGPTLSWRGLADRLYYHQNSRGDYLDVTGCGNTIAANRPLARRLLLESMRCWALELGIDGFRFDLGIALSRGEELTPLDQPPLFEEIEADPELSDLKLVSEPWDCGGLYRLQDFPARRMGTWNGRFRDDVRRFWKGDDNCCWPMAQRLSGSPDLYGGKPATAGRSITFITAHDGFTLADLVSYDRKHNLANGEDNRDGDNHNNSWNHGVEGPCSDPQINELRNRQIRNLLTTMLLAPGVPMLLMGDEVRRSQGGNNNTWCQNNPLGWMHWRPDEDDQSLHRFVSRLVRLRRRLESLLNPEVPHADSPPSRPGERDQIWREWHGVELLQPDWGSWSHSLAWSLHDMRHGALLWCGMNAYYQPMAFKLPAASAGWLQVIDTGRIDGDGLAESPVAWSSSEAPLKGRSLMLLLAPHLMTESWP, encoded by the coding sequence TTGTCCTCAATCCAGCTCGGACATCCCTGGCCCCTCGGGGCAGCGCTCACCGCCCGGGGGGTGAATTTCTCCCTGGTGGCCCCATCCGCCACACGCGTGGAGCTGCTGCTGTTCGCCCGTGGCAGCTCGCCTGAGCCCTTCCGGATCATTCCGCTGGATCAGCGCCATCGCTCCGGCGACCACTGGCACGTGGAAGTGGAGGGGATCGGCACCGGCACCTGCTACGGCTACCGCGTCTACGGGCCTCTGCTGCCCGGGGCCCACGGTTTCAACCCGTCGAAGGTGCTGCTCGACCCCTGCGCCAGGGCGATCAGCGGCTGGGACGTCTACCGCCGCGGTGACGCCATCGGCGCCGTCCCCAACACCGCCACCTGCCTGAAGGGGGTGGTCACGGAACGGGATCGCTTCGATTTCGTGGCCGCGCCGAGGCCGCGCCACAGCTGGCAGACCACGGTGATCTACGAGCTGCACGTGGGCGGGCTCAGCCGGGGCCACGGCAGCCCCGTGACTCCTGAGCACCAGGGCAGCCTGCTGGGCGTGATCGACTCCCTGCCCTACCTGCGCAGCCTGGGCGTCACCACCCTGGAGTTGCTGCCGGTGATGGCCTTCGATCCCCAGGACGCGCCCCACGGGCGCCAGAACTACTGGGGTTACAGCCCCCTGAGCTGGATGGCCCCCCACCAGGGCTACCTGGTGGGCGACGACCCGCTGGCGGGACGCCAGCAGGTGCGTCAGCTGGTCACCGCCTGCCACCAGGCCGGGATGGAGGTGCTGCTCGACGTGGTCTACAACCACACCAGCGAAGGCAACCAGGACGGACCGACCCTGAGCTGGCGCGGACTCGCGGACCGCCTTTACTACCACCAGAACAGCCGGGGTGACTACCTGGATGTCACCGGCTGCGGCAACACCATCGCCGCCAACCGCCCCCTGGCCCGGCGGCTGCTGCTGGAGTCGATGCGCTGCTGGGCCCTGGAGCTGGGCATCGACGGCTTCCGCTTCGATCTCGGCATCGCCCTCAGCCGCGGGGAGGAGCTGACCCCGCTCGACCAACCGCCGCTGTTCGAGGAGATCGAGGCCGACCCCGAGCTGAGCGACCTCAAGCTGGTGAGCGAACCCTGGGATTGCGGGGGCCTCTACCGGCTCCAGGACTTCCCGGCGCGGCGCATGGGCACCTGGAACGGCCGCTTCCGCGACGACGTGCGCCGCTTCTGGAAAGGGGACGACAACTGCTGCTGGCCCATGGCCCAGAGGCTGTCGGGCAGTCCCGATCTCTACGGCGGCAAGCCGGCCACGGCGGGCCGCAGCATCACCTTCATCACCGCCCACGACGGCTTCACCCTCGCCGATCTGGTCAGCTACGACCGCAAGCACAACCTGGCCAACGGCGAGGACAACCGCGACGGCGACAACCACAACAACAGCTGGAACCACGGCGTGGAGGGGCCCTGCAGCGATCCGCAGATCAACGAGCTGCGCAACCGCCAGATCCGCAACCTGCTCACCACCATGCTGCTGGCACCCGGGGTGCCGATGCTGCTGATGGGCGATGAAGTGCGCCGCAGCCAGGGGGGCAACAACAACACCTGGTGCCAGAACAATCCCCTGGGCTGGATGCACTGGCGCCCCGACGAGGACGATCAGAGCCTCCATCGCTTCGTGAGCCGGCTGGTGCGCCTGCGCCGCCGGCTCGAAAGCCTGCTCAACCCGGAGGTTCCCCACGCCGACAGCCCCCCCTCCAGGCCCGGGGAGCGGGACCAGATCTGGCGCGAGTGGCACGGGGTGGAACTGCTCCAGCCCGACTGGGGCAGCTGGTCCCACAGCCTGGCCTGGAGCCTGCATGACATGCGCCACGGGGCGCTGCTGTGGTGCGGCATGAATGCCTACTACCAGCCGATGGCCTTCAAGCTGCCGGCGGCCAGCGCCGGCTGGCTGCAGGTGATCGACACCGGCCGGATCGATGGTGATGGACTGGCCGAGAGCCCCGTGGCCTGGAGCTCCTCAGAGGCGCCACTCAAGGGCCGCAGCCTGATGCTGCTGCTGGCCCCCCACCTGATGACGGAGTCGTGGCCCTGA
- a CDS encoding MBL fold metallo-hydrolase, whose product MPEEDSGERTLEAGRPPTPVLPGLWVFAPNRDSLGGTSWLLAPPGQAPLLIDVPAFTAANLAALSGAAAGMILLTSREGHGRCRRWQEALGWPVLLQEQEAYLLPGVAGLCPFGDGLDLGGGVRVLWTPGTTPGACVVHAAGDPDVLFCGRLLVPTAPGKARPLRTARTFHWGRQGRSLEALVRWLPPGSPRWIASGAGLGALQGEKLIDGGRTLLDGLLDRP is encoded by the coding sequence GTGCCGGAGGAGGACAGTGGCGAGAGGACCCTGGAGGCGGGGCGGCCGCCCACGCCCGTGCTCCCCGGCCTGTGGGTGTTCGCTCCCAACCGCGACAGCCTGGGGGGGACGTCCTGGCTGCTGGCTCCTCCGGGCCAGGCGCCGCTGCTGATCGACGTGCCGGCCTTCACCGCCGCCAACCTCGCCGCCCTGAGCGGGGCCGCGGCCGGCATGATCCTGCTCACCAGCCGCGAGGGTCATGGCCGCTGCCGGCGCTGGCAGGAGGCGCTGGGCTGGCCGGTGCTGCTCCAGGAGCAGGAGGCCTATCTGCTGCCCGGAGTGGCGGGCCTCTGCCCCTTCGGTGATGGGCTCGACCTTGGCGGGGGTGTGCGGGTGCTCTGGACGCCGGGGACCACCCCGGGGGCCTGCGTGGTGCATGCGGCCGGGGATCCCGATGTGCTGTTCTGCGGCCGCCTGCTGGTGCCGACCGCGCCAGGGAAGGCCCGTCCGCTGCGCACGGCCCGCACCTTTCACTGGGGCCGGCAGGGGCGCAGCCTCGAAGCCCTGGTCCGCTGGCTGCCGCCCGGTTCTCCCCGCTGGATCGCCAGCGGAGCGGGCCTGGGGGCCCTGCAGGGGGAGAAGCTGATCGACGGCGGCCGCACTCTGCTGGATGGTCTGCTGGACCGGCCCTGA
- a CDS encoding HU family DNA-binding protein, producing MNKADLVNLVAVRTELTKTEVSKVVDAAIETIVDSVVEGKKVSILGFGSFEARERSARQGLNPKTGEKIKIPAKRVPAFTAGKQFKDKVQS from the coding sequence ATGAACAAAGCTGATCTCGTCAACCTCGTTGCGGTCCGCACCGAATTGACCAAGACCGAAGTGTCCAAGGTCGTCGACGCCGCCATTGAGACGATCGTCGATTCCGTCGTGGAAGGAAAGAAGGTTTCGATCCTGGGCTTCGGCTCCTTCGAGGCCCGCGAGCGCTCCGCCCGTCAGGGCCTCAACCCCAAGACCGGTGAAAAGATCAAGATCCCGGCCAAGCGCGTGCCGGCCTTCACGGCCGGCAAGCAGTTCAAGGACAAGGTCCAGAGCTGA
- a CDS encoding glutamate--tRNA ligase family protein — MHLGNLRTALLAWLQARLSGGRFLLRHDDLDLPRRRPGAIEAIESDLNWLGLSWDGPSLRQSDRTGLYASVLSAFRRGGVLYPCRCSRRMLADLSAPHGGWPLYPGTCRDRAVGWGPRQGRLPSWRLRLEPGDLRWREEIGPTGCLEAATQVGDVVLRRADGFLAYHLTSAVDDLLMGVTTVVRGADLWRSTAPQVAVCERLGRPFVSCWHVPLWLDEGGQRLAKRQAAQGLEPLRREGLDAAAVIGRMAASLALVPAGSRLSAVDLLQELDLAHLQAQLRRGAEDLGTLKEGFGIKCPTLRSD; from the coding sequence TTGCATCTGGGCAACCTGCGCACCGCCCTGCTGGCCTGGCTGCAGGCCCGCCTGAGCGGAGGTCGCTTTCTGCTGCGCCACGACGACCTCGACCTCCCGCGCCGGCGCCCGGGAGCGATCGAGGCGATCGAGTCCGATCTGAACTGGCTGGGACTCAGCTGGGATGGACCGTCCCTGCGCCAGAGCGATCGGACCGGGCTCTATGCGTCGGTCCTTTCGGCATTCCGCCGTGGCGGGGTCCTGTATCCCTGCCGCTGCAGCCGCCGGATGCTGGCGGATCTCTCCGCCCCCCACGGAGGCTGGCCGCTCTACCCGGGCACGTGCCGGGACCGGGCCGTCGGCTGGGGGCCTCGGCAGGGCCGACTGCCCAGCTGGCGTCTGAGGCTGGAGCCGGGAGACCTGCGCTGGCGGGAGGAGATCGGTCCCACGGGCTGCCTGGAGGCGGCCACGCAGGTGGGCGATGTAGTGCTGCGCCGCGCCGATGGTTTCCTCGCCTATCACCTCACCTCAGCCGTGGACGACCTGCTGATGGGGGTGACCACGGTGGTGCGGGGCGCTGATCTCTGGCGCTCCACCGCGCCGCAGGTGGCGGTGTGCGAGCGGCTGGGACGGCCGTTCGTCAGCTGCTGGCATGTGCCCCTCTGGCTGGATGAGGGTGGACAGCGGCTGGCCAAGCGGCAGGCGGCTCAGGGGCTGGAGCCCCTGAGGCGGGAGGGCCTCGATGCGGCGGCGGTGATCGGCCGGATGGCGGCCAGCCTGGCCCTGGTGCCCGCCGGCAGCCGTCTGAGCGCGGTGGACCTGCTGCAGGAGCTGGATCTTGCGCACCTGCAGGCTCAGCTGCGTCGAGGGGCCGAAGACCTGGGAACTCTTAAGGAAGGTTTCGGGATCAAATGCCCGACTTTGAGATCAGACTGA
- the hypE gene encoding hydrogenase expression/formation protein HypE, translating to MTAPLNLPCPISPDDGPVVLLGHGGGGLLSQRLLQQVILPALGTTDGVLLDAATLKTEGGELAFSTDGHVVRPLEFPGGDIGSLAVFGTVNDLAMLGATPLALSLGLILEEGLPLSTLSRLLRSAAAAADRCGVSVVTGDTKVVEKGKADGLFMTTAGIGRIPAGVSIGPRAIRSGDVILVSGDLGRHGVAILAAREELGFSTSLASDLAPLHGSVQALLAAGLDLHALRDLTRGGLAAALHELCRDAGLGALVHEAEVPVHGAVASACELLGLDPFTMASEGRFVLMLPEAQAQEALKLLRRWQSGAAIIGRIGGEALLLETSLGVRRPLELGRGELLPRIC from the coding sequence ATGACCGCGCCTCTGAATCTCCCCTGTCCCATCAGCCCCGACGACGGGCCGGTGGTGCTGCTCGGCCACGGAGGCGGTGGACTGCTGAGCCAGCGGCTGCTGCAGCAGGTGATCCTGCCGGCCCTGGGAACCACAGACGGCGTCCTGCTCGACGCCGCCACGTTGAAGACGGAAGGGGGAGAGCTGGCCTTCAGCACCGACGGCCATGTGGTGCGTCCCCTGGAGTTTCCCGGCGGTGACATCGGCTCGCTGGCGGTGTTCGGCACCGTCAACGACCTGGCGATGCTCGGAGCCACTCCCCTGGCCCTGAGCCTCGGCCTGATCCTGGAGGAAGGGCTGCCCCTGAGCACCCTGAGCCGGTTGCTGCGCTCCGCCGCGGCCGCCGCGGACCGCTGTGGCGTCTCGGTGGTCACGGGAGACACCAAGGTGGTGGAGAAGGGCAAGGCCGACGGTCTGTTCATGACCACCGCCGGGATCGGACGGATTCCGGCCGGCGTGTCGATCGGCCCCCGGGCCATCCGCAGTGGCGACGTGATCCTGGTGAGCGGCGACCTGGGCCGCCACGGTGTCGCCATCCTGGCGGCCCGGGAGGAGCTGGGCTTCAGCACCAGCCTGGCGAGTGACCTGGCCCCGCTCCACGGCAGTGTCCAGGCCCTGCTGGCCGCCGGCCTGGACCTGCATGCCCTGCGCGACCTCACCCGCGGGGGGCTGGCGGCCGCTCTGCATGAGCTCTGCCGTGACGCCGGCCTGGGGGCCCTCGTGCACGAGGCGGAGGTGCCGGTCCATGGGGCCGTGGCCTCGGCCTGCGAGCTGCTGGGCCTCGACCCGTTCACCATGGCCAGCGAGGGGCGCTTCGTGCTGATGCTGCCCGAGGCTCAGGCGCAGGAGGCCCTGAAGCTGCTGCGCCGCTGGCAGTCCGGAGCCGCGATCATCGGCCGGATCGGGGGGGAGGCGTTGCTGCTGGAGACCAGCCTGGGGGTGCGACGCCCCCTGGAGCTGGGCCGGGGCGAGCTGTTGCCCCGCATCTGCTGA
- the hypD gene encoding hydrogenase formation protein HypD yields MSGSPPHRQRQEVQRLLDALHTETRRSWTLMEVCGGQTHAILRHGLDQLIPPQLELIHGPGCPVCVTAAETIDRALALAARPEVILCTYGDMLRVPGTGPSHLLEARANGADVRVITAPLDVLAVARSHPGRQVVFFAVGFETTAPATALLAHQAWSGGAQNLSLLVSHVRVPPAMEAILTAPECRVQGFLAAGHVCAVMGRTEYEPIAAQHRRPIVITGFEPLDLLEGMLRAVRQLERGEARVEDAYPRAGAGVGNASARALITKVFTRCDQHWRGLGMLPGSGLRLRPPYDALDAARRFPSAARPDTDTDTDTDTDTEGCISGLVLQGLARPDACPRFGRGCSPERPLGAPMVSAEGACAAYWRYRERT; encoded by the coding sequence ATGAGCGGCAGTCCCCCGCACCGTCAGCGGCAGGAGGTGCAGCGGCTGCTCGACGCACTGCACACCGAGACCCGCCGGAGCTGGACGCTGATGGAGGTCTGCGGCGGCCAGACCCACGCGATCCTGCGCCACGGCCTCGATCAGCTGATCCCCCCGCAGCTGGAGCTGATCCATGGGCCCGGCTGTCCGGTGTGCGTCACCGCGGCGGAGACGATCGACCGGGCCCTGGCACTGGCGGCCCGACCGGAGGTGATCCTCTGCACCTACGGCGACATGCTGCGGGTGCCGGGAACGGGCCCGTCCCACCTGCTCGAAGCCCGCGCCAACGGGGCCGACGTGCGCGTGATCACCGCTCCTCTCGACGTGCTGGCTGTGGCGAGGTCCCATCCCGGGCGGCAGGTGGTCTTCTTCGCGGTGGGCTTCGAGACCACCGCCCCCGCCACCGCCCTGCTCGCCCACCAGGCCTGGAGCGGCGGCGCGCAGAACCTCAGCCTGCTGGTGTCACACGTGCGCGTGCCGCCGGCGATGGAAGCGATCCTGACTGCGCCCGAATGCCGGGTGCAGGGCTTTCTGGCGGCCGGCCATGTCTGTGCCGTGATGGGCCGGACGGAGTACGAGCCGATCGCGGCGCAGCACCGGCGGCCGATCGTGATCACCGGCTTCGAGCCGCTCGATCTCCTCGAGGGCATGCTGCGGGCCGTGCGCCAGCTGGAGCGGGGCGAGGCCCGGGTGGAGGACGCCTACCCGCGGGCCGGAGCCGGAGTGGGCAATGCCTCCGCCCGCGCCCTGATCACGAAGGTGTTCACCCGCTGCGACCAGCACTGGCGCGGCCTGGGGATGCTGCCCGGCAGTGGTCTGCGCCTGCGCCCCCCCTACGACGCCCTCGACGCGGCGCGGCGCTTCCCGTCGGCGGCCCGGCCGGACACCGACACCGACACCGACACCGACACCGACACGGAGGGTTGCATCAGCGGCCTGGTGCTGCAGGGGCTGGCCCGTCCCGACGCCTGCCCCCGCTTCGGCCGGGGTTGCAGCCCCGAGCGTCCGCTGGGGGCGCCGATGGTGTCGGCGGAAGGCGCCTGCGCGGCCTACTGGCGCTACCGCGAGCGGACCTGA
- a CDS encoding dihydroorotate dehydrogenase-like protein: MNGPDLSSHYLGLTLASPLVVGAAAPLSGDPDHIPRLAEAGAAAVVLHSLFLEQIERDWQDWEHHHHQGSESYAEALSYQPNLEPRHLGVEGYLHEIETARRRVDIPIIASLNGTEEGHWEAIARAVEQAGAAAIELNLYAVPTDRSLDANALEAAQVAIVRSVCAATSLPVAVKLSPYYTNLHHLAHALKAAGARALVLFNRFYQPDIDIETLEPRANLLLSTAADQRLPLRWIALLHGRVPLEFAASGGISHGTDVVRMLMVGASATMVVSALLRHGPRHLQTLTTELSHWLEEHGHGSARELLGCMSQQRCPDPASFERAQYLRAITSDPVGLAWDP, translated from the coding sequence ATGAACGGTCCCGACCTCTCCAGCCACTACCTCGGCCTGACCCTGGCCTCTCCCCTCGTGGTGGGGGCGGCCGCCCCCCTCAGCGGCGATCCCGACCACATCCCCCGCCTGGCCGAGGCCGGGGCGGCGGCCGTGGTGCTCCACTCCCTCTTCCTGGAGCAGATCGAGCGCGACTGGCAGGACTGGGAGCACCATCACCATCAGGGCAGCGAGAGTTACGCCGAGGCCCTCAGCTATCAGCCGAACCTCGAGCCCCGCCACCTCGGGGTCGAGGGGTACCTCCATGAGATCGAAACCGCCCGACGGCGGGTCGACATTCCGATCATCGCCAGCCTCAACGGCACGGAGGAGGGGCACTGGGAAGCGATCGCCCGGGCCGTGGAGCAGGCCGGTGCCGCGGCGATCGAGCTGAACCTCTATGCCGTCCCCACCGACCGCAGCCTGGATGCCAACGCCCTGGAAGCGGCCCAGGTGGCGATCGTGCGCAGCGTCTGCGCCGCCACCAGCCTGCCCGTGGCCGTGAAGCTCAGCCCTTACTACACCAACCTCCACCACCTGGCCCATGCGCTGAAGGCCGCCGGCGCCCGCGCCCTGGTGCTCTTCAACCGCTTCTACCAGCCCGACATCGACATCGAGACCCTCGAGCCCCGCGCGAACCTGCTGCTCAGCACGGCGGCGGATCAGCGGCTTCCCCTGCGCTGGATCGCCCTGCTGCACGGTCGGGTTCCCCTGGAGTTCGCCGCCAGCGGCGGCATCAGCCACGGCACCGATGTGGTGCGGATGCTGATGGTGGGAGCCAGCGCCACGATGGTGGTGTCGGCCCTGCTGCGCCACGGGCCCAGGCACCTGCAGACGCTCACCACCGAGCTGAGCCACTGGCTGGAGGAGCATGGCCACGGCTCCGCCCGGGAGCTGCTGGGCTGCATGAGCCAGCAGCGCTGCCCCGATCCCGCCAGCTTCGAGCGGGCCCAGTACCTGCGGGCCATCACCAGCGATCCGGTCGGCCTGGCCTGGGATCCATGA
- the nifJ gene encoding pyruvate:ferredoxin (flavodoxin) oxidoreductase has product MTRATVDGNEAVARVAYRLNEVMAIYPITPASPMGEWADAWAALGRPNLWGTVPRVVEMQSEGGAAGVLHGALQAGALTTTFTASQGLLLMLPNLYKIAGELTATVVHVASRAIAGQALSIFGDHGDVMAVRGTGCALLCSASVQETGDFAAIASLASLRSRLPVVHFFDGFRTSHELQTVELIDDDLLRALIPRELIAAHRGRGLTPDHPVIRGTSQNPDVAFQAREAANPFHEAAPGLMQEAMDAFAALSGRAYQLFEYHGHPEAERVLVLMGSGCETAHETVDALLAAGERVGVLKVRLYRPFDGTRLLRALPATTRAIAVLDRCKEPGSGGEPLYLDVSNAVREGWTGSPLPRLLGGRYGLASKEFTPPMVRAVFAALERPSTPNPFTVGIDDDVTHRSLPVEDDSGSCGGKAAGGNAAGGGSGAPFAAILYGLGSDGTVGASKATIKIIGEATDLHAQGYFVYDSKKSGAVTVSHLRFGPDPIRSTHLVRQARLVACHHWDFLERFDLLEEALPGATLLLNSPWPAEQVWPRLPRAVQERIVERHLTVLAIEATAIAAELGLGGRINTVMQVAFFAAAGVMPVEQALEAIRGTIRHSYGGKGERVVRSNLAAVDMALSRLRPVPIGAVGTKDHEAPAPTGTDPLAGAPAVVRELIAPQLARRGDRLPVSALPPDGTFPCGTARWEKRNIAESVPVWEADLCVQCGKCVMVCPHAVIRAKVVEPAALADAPEGFVSTPARDPHWSGLSFTLQVAGEDCTGCGLCVEVCPARDRTEPRRKAINMAPQRPLREQLRRHWDYTLSLPSPDRRDLDLRHIRQQQLQEPLFEFSGACGGCGETPYIKLATQLFGDRMVVANATGCSSIYGGNLPTTPWSANGDGRGPAWSNSLFEDNAEFGLGFRVAFDQRRAMAQQLLRELAAGSGAWVPAALAAALIEADQSDEAGLHEQRLRVAELRSLLEPRLATGETPDHHGPQAEAARTLLTLADDLVKRSVWLIGGDGWAYDIGSAGIDHVLASGADVNILVLDTEVYSNTGGQMSKATPLGAVAKFASGGKASAKKDLGLMAMSYGQVYVASVAMGARDEHTLRAFLEAESFPGPSLILAYSHCIAHGIDMAQGMTQQKRAVDSGRWLLYRHDPRRAERGENPLILDSRAPTLPMAEAMASENRFRMLAWSHPDQARTLTRQAQQEARQRWERYERMAEP; this is encoded by the coding sequence ATGACCCGGGCGACCGTGGATGGCAACGAAGCGGTGGCCCGTGTCGCCTACCGGCTGAACGAGGTGATGGCGATCTACCCGATCACGCCGGCCTCGCCGATGGGGGAATGGGCCGATGCCTGGGCCGCCTTGGGCCGGCCGAACCTCTGGGGCACGGTGCCCCGGGTGGTGGAGATGCAGAGCGAGGGCGGGGCCGCGGGTGTGTTGCACGGCGCCTTGCAGGCCGGTGCGCTCACCACCACCTTCACCGCGTCGCAGGGGTTGCTGCTGATGCTGCCCAACCTCTACAAGATCGCGGGTGAACTCACCGCCACGGTGGTGCATGTGGCGTCCCGCGCCATCGCGGGACAGGCCCTCTCGATCTTCGGCGACCACGGCGATGTGATGGCCGTGCGCGGCACGGGCTGCGCACTGCTCTGTTCCGCCTCGGTGCAGGAAACCGGCGATTTCGCCGCGATCGCCAGCCTGGCCAGCCTGCGCAGCCGCCTGCCGGTGGTGCACTTCTTCGACGGCTTCCGCACCTCCCATGAGCTCCAGACGGTGGAGCTGATCGATGACGACCTGCTGCGGGCCCTGATCCCCCGGGAGCTGATCGCCGCTCATCGCGGCCGCGGGCTGACCCCCGATCACCCGGTGATCCGCGGCACCAGCCAGAACCCGGATGTGGCCTTCCAGGCCCGCGAGGCCGCCAACCCGTTCCATGAGGCCGCTCCCGGCCTGATGCAGGAGGCGATGGACGCCTTTGCCGCCCTGAGCGGCCGCGCCTATCAGCTCTTCGAGTACCACGGCCACCCAGAGGCCGAACGGGTGCTGGTGCTGATGGGTTCGGGCTGCGAAACGGCCCATGAAACCGTCGATGCGCTGCTGGCCGCCGGCGAGCGGGTGGGGGTGCTGAAGGTGCGGCTGTACCGGCCCTTCGATGGCACGCGCCTGCTGCGGGCCCTGCCGGCCACGACCCGGGCGATCGCGGTGCTCGACCGCTGCAAGGAGCCGGGCAGCGGCGGCGAGCCCCTCTACCTCGATGTGTCCAATGCGGTGCGCGAGGGCTGGACGGGCTCACCCCTGCCGCGCCTGCTGGGCGGCCGCTACGGCCTGGCCTCCAAGGAGTTCACCCCGCCGATGGTGCGGGCCGTGTTCGCCGCCCTGGAGCGGCCCAGCACCCCCAACCCCTTCACCGTCGGCATCGACGACGACGTGACCCACCGCTCCCTGCCGGTGGAGGACGACAGCGGCAGCTGTGGTGGCAAAGCAGCCGGTGGCAACGCAGCCGGCGGCGGCTCCGGGGCGCCCTTCGCCGCGATCCTCTACGGCCTCGGCTCCGACGGCACGGTGGGGGCCAGCAAGGCCACCATCAAGATCATCGGGGAGGCCACCGACCTGCACGCCCAGGGCTACTTCGTCTACGACTCCAAGAAGTCGGGGGCGGTCACGGTCTCCCATCTGCGCTTCGGGCCGGATCCGATCCGCTCCACCCACCTGGTCCGTCAGGCCCGGCTGGTGGCCTGCCACCACTGGGATTTCCTCGAGCGCTTCGATCTGCTGGAGGAGGCCCTGCCGGGTGCCACCCTGCTGCTGAACAGCCCATGGCCGGCGGAGCAGGTGTGGCCACGGCTGCCTCGGGCGGTGCAGGAGCGCATCGTGGAGCGCCACCTGACGGTGCTGGCGATCGAGGCCACGGCGATCGCCGCTGAACTCGGCCTGGGCGGACGGATCAACACCGTGATGCAGGTGGCCTTCTTCGCGGCGGCCGGGGTCATGCCCGTGGAGCAGGCGCTCGAGGCGATCCGCGGCACGATCCGCCACAGCTACGGCGGCAAGGGCGAGCGGGTGGTGCGCAGCAACCTGGCGGCCGTCGACATGGCGCTGAGCCGCCTGAGACCGGTGCCGATCGGAGCGGTGGGCACCAAGGACCACGAGGCTCCAGCGCCCACCGGCACAGACCCACTCGCGGGGGCGCCGGCCGTCGTGCGTGAGCTGATCGCGCCGCAGCTGGCACGCCGGGGGGATCGTCTTCCCGTGAGCGCCCTGCCTCCGGATGGCACCTTCCCCTGCGGTACGGCCCGCTGGGAGAAGCGCAACATCGCCGAATCCGTGCCGGTGTGGGAGGCCGACCTCTGCGTGCAGTGCGGCAAGTGCGTGATGGTCTGCCCCCACGCCGTGATCCGGGCCAAGGTGGTCGAGCCGGCGGCCCTGGCGGACGCCCCGGAGGGCTTCGTGAGCACGCCCGCCCGCGATCCCCACTGGAGCGGCCTCAGCTTCACCCTGCAGGTGGCCGGCGAAGACTGCACCGGCTGCGGCCTCTGCGTGGAGGTCTGCCCGGCCCGCGACCGCACCGAGCCCCGGCGCAAGGCGATCAACATGGCCCCGCAGCGGCCCCTGCGCGAGCAGCTGCGCCGCCACTGGGACTACACCCTCAGCCTGCCCAGCCCGGACCGGCGCGACCTCGACCTCCGCCACATCCGCCAGCAGCAGCTGCAGGAGCCCCTGTTCGAATTCTCGGGCGCCTGCGGCGGCTGCGGCGAGACCCCCTACATCAAGCTCGCCACCCAGCTCTTCGGCGACCGGATGGTGGTGGCCAACGCCACCGGCTGCTCCTCGATCTACGGCGGCAACCTGCCCACCACCCCCTGGAGCGCCAATGGCGACGGCCGCGGCCCCGCCTGGAGCAATTCCCTGTTCGAGGACAACGCCGAATTCGGCCTCGGCTTCCGGGTCGCCTTCGACCAGCGCCGGGCGATGGCGCAGCAGCTGCTGCGCGAGCTCGCCGCCGGGAGCGGGGCCTGGGTGCCGGCAGCGCTGGCGGCGGCCCTGATCGAGGCGGATCAGAGCGACGAAGCGGGGCTCCACGAGCAGCGGCTGCGGGTGGCGGAGCTGCGCTCCCTGCTGGAGCCGCGCCTGGCGACAGGCGAGACCCCTGATCACCACGGCCCTCAGGCCGAGGCCGCCCGCACCCTGCTGACCCTGGCCGACGATCTGGTGAAGCGGAGCGTCTGGTTGATCGGCGGCGACGGCTGGGCCTACGACATCGGCTCCGCCGGCATCGACCACGTGCTGGCCAGCGGCGCCGACGTCAACATCCTGGTGCTCGACACCGAGGTGTACTCCAACACCGGCGGCCAGATGTCGAAGGCCACCCCCCTGGGGGCGGTGGCCAAGTTCGCCAGTGGCGGCAAGGCCAGCGCCAAGAAGGACCTGGGGCTGATGGCGATGTCCTACGGCCAGGTCTACGTGGCCAGCGTGGCCATGGGCGCCCGCGATGAGCACACCCTGAGGGCCTTCCTGGAGGCCGAATCCTTCCCCGGACCCTCGCTGATCCTGGCCTACTCCCACTGCATCGCCCATGGCATCGACATGGCCCAGGGCATGACCCAGCAGAAGCGCGCGGTGGACTCCGGGCGCTGGCTGCTCTACCGCCACGACCCCCGCCGCGCCGAGCGGGGCGAGAACCCCCTGATCCTGGATTCCCGGGCCCCGACGCTGCCGATGGCGGAGGCGATGGCCAGCGAGAACCGCTTCCGGATGCTGGCCTGGAGCCATCCGGATCAGGCCCGGACCCTCACGCGTCAGGCCCAGCAGGAGGCGCGCCAGCGCTGGGAGCGCTACGAACGGATGGCGGAGCCATGA